A region of Emys orbicularis isolate rEmyOrb1 chromosome 20, rEmyOrb1.hap1, whole genome shotgun sequence DNA encodes the following proteins:
- the LOC135892577 gene encoding interferon-inducible GTPase 5-like produces the protein MALPRGALDDRFQDTDFNLSTVPKEDLEELMATVERGNISEIVSKVQESLEQLENMKLNIAITGESGCGKSSFINAMLGLDDENEDAAKVDVIETTIEPTPYPHPKHPNVTMWDLPGMGTPSFRPDSYLQQVNFASYDFFIIIASERFKSIHADLAQEIQRMGKKFYFVRSKVDVDLYNEKRRENFSEETTLKKIRDDCMKKLQGAGVTSPQVFLVSRCEFGKYDSPRLQETLADELDSHKRHVFLLSLPSISRPILERKKEALLSQIWKQGLVSSIISAFPIPGLSFAYNVCLLRHCMASYRKNFGLDDDSLVNLSKMVGKPIADLKAVIKSPLEEEMSIHDILRLLGKAENHYMTLTEPVFRMIFNIHVILRSFPVTYATLKRILNDVAEDAERVLTKALEAEEKN, from the coding sequence aTGGCGTTACCAAGAGGTGCTTTGGATGATAGATTTCAGGATACGGATTTTAATCTCTCCACTGTTCCCAAAGAGGATCTCGAAGAGCTaatggccactgttgaaagaggGAATATTTCAGAAATTGTTTCTAAAGTACAGGAATCCCTAGAGCAGTTGGAAAACATGAAACTCAACATCGCCATCACGGGGGAGTCGGGATGTGGGAAATCATCCTTCATCAATGCCATGCTGGGTCTGGATGATGAGAATGAAGATGCAGCCAAGGTTGACGTGATAGAAACAACAATAGAGCCAACTCCTTATCCTCATCCCAAACACCCAAATGTTACCATGTGGGACCTGCCGGGAATGGGGACACCAAGTTTCCGGCCTGACAGTTACCTCCAGCAGGTCAATTTTGCCAGTTACGATTTCTTCATTATCATCGCTTCTGAGCGGTTCAAATCCATCCATGCTGACCTGGCCCAGGAGATCCAAAGAATGGGGAAGAAATTTTACTTTGTGCGCTCCAAGGTGGATGTAGACTTGTATAATGAAAAGAGAAGGGAAAACTTCAGTGAGGAGACCACCCTGAAGAAAATCAGAGACGATTGCATGAAGAAgttgcagggagcaggggtgacCTCACCACAGGTTTTCCTTGTCTCCAGATGTGAATTTGGCAAGTACGATTCTCCTCGACTGCAGGAAACTCTGGCAGATGAGCTTGACTCTCACAAGAGGCACGTTTTCCTTCTTTCCCTGCCCAGTATTTCCAGACCCATCCTGGAAAGGAAGAAGGAAGCCCTGCTGAGTCAGATCTGGAAACAAGGCCTGGTGTCCAGCATCATTTCTGCATTTCCTATTCCAGGTCTTTCTTTTGCTTATAATGTTTGTCTATTGAGGCACTGCATGGCAAGTTACCGCAAGAACTTTGGCTTGGATGATGACTCCCTGGTTAACCTTTCCAAGATGGTTGGGAAGCCCATTGCAGACTTGAAGGCAGTGATAAAGTCTCCGCTAGAAGAAGAAATGTCAATCCATGATATTTTACGTCTTCTGGGCAAGGCTGAAAATCATTACATGACGTTAACTGAGCCCGTCTTCCGTATGATATTTAATATCCATGTAATATTAAGGTCTTTTCCAGTCACATACGCCACACTGAAGCGCATTCTAAATGATGTTGCAGAAGATGCCGAAAGGGTCCTGACCAAAGCTTTGGAGgcagaagagaaaaattaa